One part of the Tachysurus fulvidraco isolate hzauxx_2018 chromosome 23, HZAU_PFXX_2.0, whole genome shotgun sequence genome encodes these proteins:
- the LOC113653027 gene encoding CXXC-type zinc finger protein 4 — translation MANMSSSVCMETPHTHGHAHSYTPTTGRDFSLQMDSCMNPVLDYSAQMERYRSFANFYKNGAAPFPQAAKIARLATPIFPSPMTPWSCDNGMLWGRKPPAVNVNVNVNVNGAHAHAHAHRTAMPRAEPLNVHMPSKMSADNFLSPLGQVGGAECMNRLKVPQQSNGSSGGGGAGESERGGATFGGFALPPGVIVMTTLHSGAGSSVATMTDSAFQIAADCQHSSSASCSGSNASTNTTVSANSSCSGGAAKRKRKRCGVCAPCRRLINCGVCSSCRNRKTGHQICKFRKCEELKKKPGSTVERASSVGAADTFRWFF, via the exons ATGGCGAATATGAGCAGCAGTGTGTGCATGGAGACTCCACACACTCACGGCCACGCCCACAGCTATACGCCCACCACAGGGCGGGACTTTTCCCTGCAGATGGATTCGTGCATGAACCCGGTGCTGGACTACAGCGCTCAGATGGAACGCTACCGTTCCTTTGCTAACTTTTACAAAAATGGCGCTGCTCCGTTTCCTCAGGCAGCAAAAATTGCTCGCTTAGCGACACCTATTTTCCCCTCACCGATGACGCCCTGGTCATGTGACAACGGAATGCTCTGGGGCCGTAAGCCACCTGCGGTCAACGTCAACGTCAACGTGAATGTCAACGGAGCTCACGCACATGCTCACGCACACCGAACCGCCATGCCTCGGGCGGAGCCACTTAATGTGCACATGCCCTCCAAGATGTCCGCTGACAACTTCCTGTCTCCACTGGGTCAGGTGGGTGGAGCTGAGTGCATGAACCGCCTCAAAGTGCCACAACAGAGCAACGGGAGCAGTGGCGGAGGTGGAGCCGGGGAGTCCGAAAGGGGTGGGGCCACTTTCGGAGGGTTTGCTCTACCCCCTGGGGTTATCGTCATGACAACGCTGCACTCAGGGGCGGGTTCATCGGTGGCGACAATGACGGACAGCGCGTTTCAGATCGCCGCTGACTGCCAACACAGCAGCTCTGCATCCTGCTCTGGCTCTAACGCTAGCACCAACACCACCGTCAGCGCTAACAGTAGCTGCAGTGGCGGAGCAgcgaagagaaagaggaagcgTTGTGGTGTTTGCGCCCCCTGCAGACGGCTCATCAACTGCGGCGTGTGTAGCTCTTGCCGGAACAGGAAGACGGGTCATCAAATCTGCAAGTTCAGGAAGTGTGAGGAGCTGAAGAAGAAACCAGGGAGCACAGTggag agAGCCTCGTCCGTGGGAGCAGCAGACACGTTCCGCTGGTTCTTCTGA